The following coding sequences lie in one Carassius gibelio isolate Cgi1373 ecotype wild population from Czech Republic chromosome A17, carGib1.2-hapl.c, whole genome shotgun sequence genomic window:
- the LOC127933316 gene encoding receptor expression-enhancing protein 3-like, whose translation MVSWIISRVIVLVFGTLYPAYYSFKAVKSKNVKEYVRWMMYWIVFALYTVVETITDLSLAWFPVYYELKMAFVFWLLSPYTRGASVLYRKFLHPMLASKEREIDEYIVQAREKSYDTVVNFGRQGLTIAAAAAVSAAVKGQGAISERLRSFSIPDLTQVPSEQSAFSNPSRRALQPAHPSAADSERDKQAGEGHEEETDGVCSEDEASVQKGLRRSQSVKLARAKAARKEPHYGSLKLKPRRRQLITSSTFDHP comes from the exons ATGGTCTCGTGGATTATATCTAGGGTCATCGT TCTTGTGTTTGGAACGCTGTATCCTGCGTACTACTCCTTTAAAGCCGTCAAATCCAAGAATGTCAAAGAATAT GTGCGATGGATGATGTACTGGATTGTGTTTGCTCTTTACACAGTAGTGGAGACCATCACAGACCTTTCTTTGGCTtg GTTTCCAGTTTACTACGAACTGAAAATGGCTTTTGTCTTTTGGTTGCTCTCTCCCTACACCAGAGGAGCCAGTGTCCTCTACAGGAAGTTCCTACACCCTATGCTGGCATCCAAGGAAAGG GAGATTGACGAATATATCGTCCAGGCCAGAGAGAAGAGCTATGATACTGTGGTGAATTTTGGGCGGCAGGGTCTCACGATTGCAGCTGCTGCTGCCGTCTCGGCTGCTGTGAAG GGACAGGGTGCCATTAGTGAACGTCTGAGGAGTTTCAGTATTCCAGACCTGACGCAGGTCCCTTCTGAACAATCAGCATTCTCCAACCCCAGCCGACGGGCCCTCCAGCCTGCTCACCCTAGCGCTGCTGATTCTG AGCGAGATAAACAAGCAGGGGAGGGGCATGAGGAGGAAACAGATGGAGTGTGCTCCGAAGACGAGGCGTCGGTGCAGAAGGGTCTACGCAGATCTCAGAGTGTGAAACTCGCCCGTGCCAAAGCAGCACGCAAAGAG cctcacTATGGCTCTCTGAAGCTGAAACCCAGAAGGCGGCAATTGATTACATCATCCACTTTTGACCACCCTTGA